TGAGCTTTGTTAGGGGAAAGTGGTGTTGTATATGCTGTGAAGTTATACCCTGCTGGAGCTACTACAAATTCTCAAGATGGAGTTACAGATTTATTTGGGAAATGTGTACCTGCACTTGAGGAAATGATTAATCAGAATATCCCCCTTTTGGTATTCTCATCTTTCTATATCTTCAATAAGTAGTTATAGGGTTAAAttaaatgcaaaaaatagcaaCACACTTACATAGAATACAAAACAATTCTCACTGGTATAAATATAGattattcaaagtacattgttgtaATAGGAAAACATTTATGCAGGTCCATGGAGAAGTAACAGATCCCAAAGTTGACATATTTGATCGTGAAAGGGtatttattgaaactgttttaaaACCCTTAATACAAAAGTTCCCAAAATTGAAGGTTGTTATGGAGCATGTTACTACTATGGACGCCATTAAATTTGTTGAATCTTGTGAAGAAGGTATACGGTATactattatttataaaaacatcTTATGTAATCTGTTCTTTCCTTAGTAAAAAAACCATATCTCTATTTTGTTTGTGGTTATTATGtttaaaatcaaacaatttttttttatcaggTTCAGTTGCGGCTACAGTTACCCCACAACATCTTCTTCTGAATAGAAATTCACTTTTTCAAGGAGGATTGCAGCCACATAATTACTGCCTTCCAGTGCTCAAGAGGGAAACCCACAGTATGTATCTTCCTGTTAATCTTAATTTCAGTTTcaatttcattgatttgtttatattttataagaaaatgattgaaagtaggttgctatttctgGTTTCAAGTCTTGATTTTCTAAAACATTCATTTCGTATTCAACTACTCATATAGGACAGGCGATTGTTTCTGCTGTGACAAgtggaaataaaagattttttcTAGGAACGGATAGTGCACCTCATGAAAGGCGAACCAAAGAATCTTCTTGTGGATGTGCGGGTGTATTTAATGCTCCCGTGGCACTTTCTATTTATGCTAAGGTCTTCGAAGAGGTAACTTTTTTGTTTGATATGTCTCTTAGGAGTAGGCTGAGTTTTGATATCACACTTAGAAGCCTCTGACTCGGTCCTGACTCGGTCCTCACTCCTTTGATGTGCCTCTTACTCGGTCAGATTCAGATTCACACTGTGTCTGATTcaatcagcaactatcaaacaacccccaagtaaaaaagaaacaggcATATATGTCTGTccagattaagtgcttaatccattaagtaaaTAAGAAACAAGTCACCAACACCATTAAGCAACTTGTAATTTGGTTTTAGGCGGGTGCGCTTGACAAACTAGAGGCGTTTACAAGCTTTAATGGGCCAGACTTTTACGGGCTTCCAAGAAACACGAGAAAAATCACTTTGAAAAAGACGCCATGGAAGGTTCCGGAATCGTACTCGTATGCATCCGGAAGCATTGTTCCTATGTCGGCTGGGGAATCGCTCGAATGGCTGCCGACCTTTCCTTAAACGAAACAAATACTTTTAACAAATACAATAGGTTTATGAAGTCGAAAGGAAGAATAAATACTCGCTTTCTTTTCATCAAGATTGTCTTTTTGGTATGTTCGTCTTATGGTTAAATTATTGTCTTCCTTTTGGAATTTCGTTTCCGTATCCAGGAATTGATTGTAATTTTGATTTTAGAGTTGtcaaagttttaaatttatgttaaaagttttaaacatgttAACTTACCTTCACATGTATCATATTTCGATCGatggttaaaattaaaataataccaaatattaa
The genomic region above belongs to Lactuca sativa cultivar Salinas chromosome 4, Lsat_Salinas_v11, whole genome shotgun sequence and contains:
- the LOC111899942 gene encoding dihydroorotase, mitochondrial isoform X1, with protein sequence MIKTLALPSKPSRLFGPNIEGLKRGKGYRVKMELSIAQPDDWHLHLRDGELLQTVVSHSAKQFGRAIIMPNLKPPVTTTTAAVAYYDSILKALPDNTDFTPLMTLYLTDKTTPQEIKLARESGVVYAVKLYPAGATTNSQDGVTDLFGKCVPALEEMINQNIPLLVHGEVTDPKVDIFDRERVFIETVLKPLIQKFPKLKVVMEHVTTMDAIKFVESCEEGSVAATVTPQHLLLNRNSLFQGGLQPHNYCLPVLKRETHRQAIVSAVTSGNKRFFLGTDSAPHERRTKESSCGCAGVFNAPVALSIYAKVFEEAGALDKLEAFTSFNGPDFYGLPRNTRKITLKKTPWKVPESYSYASGSIVPMSAGESLEWLPTFP
- the LOC111899942 gene encoding dihydroorotase, mitochondrial isoform X2, which encodes MELSIAQPDDWHLHLRDGELLQTVVSHSAKQFGRAIIMPNLKPPVTTTTAAVAYYDSILKALPDNTDFTPLMTLYLTDKTTPQEIKLARESGVVYAVKLYPAGATTNSQDGVTDLFGKCVPALEEMINQNIPLLVHGEVTDPKVDIFDRERVFIETVLKPLIQKFPKLKVVMEHVTTMDAIKFVESCEEGSVAATVTPQHLLLNRNSLFQGGLQPHNYCLPVLKRETHRQAIVSAVTSGNKRFFLGTDSAPHERRTKESSCGCAGVFNAPVALSIYAKVFEEAGALDKLEAFTSFNGPDFYGLPRNTRKITLKKTPWKVPESYSYASGSIVPMSAGESLEWLPTFP